The Sporomusa termitida genome has a window encoding:
- a CDS encoding LysR family transcriptional regulator: MSLSKYEIFSTIVEAGSLTKAAEKLNLTQSGVSYAVSTLEAELGFALLKRDRSGISLTSNGERILKHVQRILHEEMLLRQETAAIKGFDTGTVRLGTLSSVSMQWLPEILARFSESHPQIEVKTYLGCYDEMNDWIAGGTVDFGFVSLPISKPFETIPLKKDKLVVILPPDHPLRHQQVIAYAQIKDESFIMPQWGSDDNIKRLLNEHKLNLQIRYELMEERTILAMVQKGLGISILPELILVNVPDNVHVVDLAEQDYRIIGIAALSLKNISPAAKKFLNCIRSWLQENNMLDFDNSHAAKRASS, encoded by the coding sequence TTGTCACTTTCAAAATATGAGATATTCAGCACAATTGTTGAAGCAGGCAGTTTAACCAAGGCTGCAGAGAAGCTTAACCTGACTCAGTCCGGGGTCAGCTACGCCGTCTCCACCCTGGAAGCCGAGCTGGGATTTGCTTTGCTTAAACGCGATCGTTCAGGCATTAGCCTGACAAGCAACGGCGAACGCATTCTTAAGCATGTCCAGCGAATCCTGCATGAAGAAATGCTCTTGCGACAGGAAACAGCAGCGATCAAAGGGTTTGACACCGGCACCGTCCGTTTAGGAACACTGTCCAGTGTCTCCATGCAGTGGCTGCCTGAGATTTTAGCCCGGTTTAGCGAAAGCCATCCCCAGATTGAGGTTAAAACCTATCTGGGCTGCTATGATGAAATGAATGACTGGATAGCCGGCGGCACTGTCGATTTTGGGTTTGTATCCTTGCCGATTTCCAAACCGTTTGAAACAATTCCTTTGAAAAAGGATAAACTGGTTGTTATCCTGCCCCCGGATCACCCGTTGCGCCATCAGCAGGTTATTGCCTATGCCCAGATCAAAGATGAATCTTTTATTATGCCCCAGTGGGGCAGTGACGATAATATTAAACGCCTTTTGAATGAACATAAATTAAACCTGCAAATCAGGTATGAGCTAATGGAGGAGCGAACAATTCTGGCCATGGTCCAAAAGGGCTTGGGTATCAGCATTCTGCCGGAACTAATTTTAGTGAATGTGCCTGACAACGTCCATGTCGTGGATTTGGCGGAGCAGGATTATCGGATTATTGGCATAGCGGCTCTGTCTCTAAAAAATATATCTCCGGCCGCTAAAAAGTTTCTGAATTGTATCCGATCCTGGTTGCAGGAGAATAATATGCTTGATTTTGATAATAG
- a CDS encoding 4Fe-4S dicluster domain-containing protein has protein sequence MSKKPDFKKYGFIPQRQPGLLLMRLRNRAGNITAADLCKVAELAERFGTGKVHVTIRQGMEIPGVKEEQFEEARQAVLAAGLLPAVCGLRIRPVVACPGTNTCPYGLVNTEALAARLDAEFVGRDLPAKTKFAVSGCANACTKPQAHDIGFRGAAEPVVDHELCVKCGACVKRCPAQAMAIDNETLAIDYDQCLACGVCVRLCPKQALKTGRVGYHIFAGGKGGRYPNDAALIATFVAEEEVIPYLEAILAVYQELADKGQRLSMVMARHGAAAIAAQVEKVAAAAE, from the coding sequence ATGAGCAAAAAACCGGATTTTAAAAAATATGGATTTATTCCGCAGCGTCAGCCGGGCTTGCTGCTTATGCGCCTGCGCAACCGGGCCGGCAATATTACTGCCGCCGACTTGTGTAAAGTGGCTGAACTGGCCGAGCGGTTCGGGACCGGCAAGGTCCATGTGACCATCCGCCAGGGGATGGAAATTCCCGGGGTAAAAGAAGAACAGTTTGAAGAAGCCCGTCAGGCTGTACTGGCTGCCGGCCTGCTGCCGGCGGTGTGCGGCTTGCGGATACGGCCGGTGGTTGCCTGTCCCGGCACGAACACCTGCCCGTACGGCTTAGTGAATACCGAGGCCCTGGCAGCCCGGCTGGATGCTGAATTTGTGGGCCGCGATTTGCCGGCGAAAACCAAATTTGCCGTCAGCGGCTGTGCCAATGCCTGTACGAAACCCCAGGCCCATGATATTGGCTTTAGGGGGGCCGCTGAACCGGTCGTTGACCATGAGCTTTGTGTAAAATGCGGCGCCTGTGTAAAGCGCTGTCCGGCGCAAGCGATGGCGATTGACAATGAAACATTAGCCATCGATTATGACCAATGTCTGGCCTGCGGCGTTTGCGTACGGCTGTGCCCGAAGCAGGCGCTAAAGACAGGCCGGGTGGGTTATCACATTTTTGCCGGTGGTAAAGGGGGCCGTTACCCTAACGACGCTGCGCTTATTGCCACTTTTGTGGCTGAGGAAGAGGTTATCCCTTACCTGGAAGCAATCCTGGCGGTGTATCAGGAACTGGCCGATAAGGGACAGCGTCTAAGCATGGTTATGGCCAGACACGGAGCAGCAGCCATTGCCGCCCAGGTGGAAAAAGTGGCGGCTGCGGCCGAATAA